A portion of the Leptospira noumeaensis genome contains these proteins:
- a CDS encoding circularly permuted type 2 ATP-grasp protein codes for MFIADYSAKNIYDEMFSSEGFPRKSYDFVKTKMESLGGIELVKRSSSAERALMSLGITFTLYGDGGEQERIMPFDVIPRIVPSEEWISMEKGLKQRIQALNLFLTDIYGEGKILKDKIIPRELIESSSGYLKQCIGIKPPKDIWIHITGTDLVRDGAGAFHVLEDNLRCPSGVSYVLENREVMKRTFPELFEKLNIRQVYDYPYHLRSMLENLTDVVDPVIAVWTPGVFNSAYYEHSFLAQKMGVYLVEGSDLIVENHKVYMKTTKGLRKVDVIYRRIDDTFMDQSTFRPDSLLGVKGIFEAFKRGNVALANAPGTGVADDKVIYSYVPKIIKYYLGEEPIIPNVPTYLCSEAADLKFVLDNIHNLVVKAANGAGGYGMIIGPKASKQEQEDFKELIKADPRNYIAQPVLNLSTVPTLIADKIESRHVDLRPFILYGKDIYVMPGGLTRVALRKGSLVVNSSQGGGSKDTWVLG; via the coding sequence ATGTTTATCGCCGACTATAGTGCCAAAAATATATATGATGAGATGTTTTCCAGCGAAGGTTTTCCTCGCAAAAGTTATGACTTCGTAAAAACAAAAATGGAGAGTTTGGGTGGGATCGAACTCGTAAAACGCAGTAGCTCGGCGGAAAGGGCTTTAATGTCACTAGGGATCACCTTTACTCTGTATGGTGATGGTGGAGAACAAGAAAGGATTATGCCATTTGATGTCATCCCTCGTATTGTTCCAAGTGAAGAATGGATCAGTATGGAAAAAGGACTGAAACAAAGAATCCAGGCTCTCAATTTATTTTTAACAGATATTTACGGTGAAGGAAAAATTTTAAAAGATAAAATCATTCCTCGGGAATTGATTGAATCGAGTTCTGGATACCTCAAGCAGTGTATCGGGATCAAACCTCCAAAAGATATTTGGATTCATATTACAGGAACAGACTTGGTGCGTGATGGTGCGGGCGCCTTTCATGTGTTAGAAGATAATTTACGTTGTCCATCTGGAGTTTCTTATGTATTGGAAAATCGGGAAGTAATGAAACGAACCTTTCCCGAACTTTTTGAAAAATTAAACATTCGCCAAGTTTATGATTACCCTTACCACCTAAGATCTATGTTAGAAAACCTAACAGATGTTGTTGATCCAGTGATTGCTGTTTGGACTCCCGGTGTTTTTAACTCAGCGTATTACGAACATAGTTTTTTAGCACAAAAGATGGGTGTGTATCTAGTTGAAGGATCTGATCTCATTGTTGAAAATCACAAAGTATATATGAAAACAACCAAAGGTCTTCGAAAGGTAGATGTGATTTACCGTAGAATTGACGATACCTTTATGGACCAATCCACTTTCAGACCAGACTCTTTACTTGGTGTGAAAGGAATTTTTGAAGCATTCAAAAGAGGGAACGTAGCTCTCGCTAATGCTCCAGGAACGGGTGTTGCTGATGATAAAGTAATTTATTCTTACGTGCCTAAGATCATTAAATACTACTTAGGTGAAGAGCCGATCATTCCTAATGTTCCTACTTACCTTTGTTCTGAAGCAGCCGACTTAAAATTTGTTTTGGATAACATTCATAACTTAGTAGTAAAAGCGGCCAACGGAGCTGGTGGTTACGGAATGATCATCGGTCCAAAGGCAAGCAAACAAGAACAAGAAGATTTTAAGGAACTGATCAAAGCGGATCCAAGAAATTACATTGCTCAACCTGTTTTAAATCTTTCTACAGTGCCTACACTCATTGCAGATAAAATCGAATCAAGGCACGTTGATTTAAGACCGTTCATTTTGTACGGAAAAGATATTTATGTAATGCCAGGTGGGCTCACTCGCGTGGCACTCCGTAAAGGATCACTTGTGGTCAATTCATCCCAGGGAGGCGGTTCAAAAGACACCTGGGTTTTAGGATAG
- a CDS encoding SDR family NAD(P)-dependent oxidoreductase — MKLSSKKIVLCSGSSLLGKELLPLLLKEGALVVVGDLNPEEIPNHPNLQKYKIDPSKPEQMERLIESAIETLDKIDVFILNSEQITYAEDEKEDWNRLKILFNANTLAPIHTIQRLTNLISVGLHIVVVSSDLSKTPTPGFGLYGSSKSALDYFWDSFRGQMGREFRFSRIIALEPKLSNPSRLAKRVFQSVLRPKKSRYEHFYQFGNRILLNFLPFLHFFRSLAYVFRLKQEKKRKIAPSDLAPTSEN, encoded by the coding sequence ATGAAACTTTCGTCGAAAAAGATTGTACTTTGTTCAGGTTCTTCTCTTTTGGGAAAAGAACTTTTGCCACTTCTTCTAAAAGAAGGTGCATTAGTTGTAGTCGGCGATTTAAACCCTGAGGAAATTCCCAACCATCCAAATCTACAAAAGTACAAAATCGATCCATCCAAACCCGAACAGATGGAACGGTTGATTGAATCGGCCATCGAAACATTAGATAAAATTGATGTTTTTATTTTAAACTCCGAACAAATCACTTATGCGGAAGACGAAAAAGAAGATTGGAACAGATTAAAAATCCTTTTTAACGCAAACACCTTAGCTCCCATCCACACCATACAACGATTAACCAATTTAATTTCTGTGGGGCTTCATATAGTCGTAGTTAGTTCTGATTTAAGCAAAACTCCAACCCCTGGATTTGGACTTTATGGTTCTTCTAAATCTGCTTTGGATTATTTTTGGGATTCTTTCCGTGGACAAATGGGAAGAGAGTTTCGGTTCTCCCGAATCATTGCTCTGGAACCAAAACTTTCCAATCCAAGCCGATTGGCAAAACGAGTGTTTCAATCAGTCCTACGCCCGAAAAAAAGTAGATATGAACATTTTTACCAATTCGGAAATCGAATTTTATTAAATTTTTTGCCATTTTTACATTTTTTCCGAAGTTTAGCCTACGTATTTCGACTCAAACAGGAGAAAAAAAGAAAAATTGCGCCCTCTGATTTGGCCCCGACCTCTGAAAATTAG
- a CDS encoding YqgE/AlgH family protein, which produces MTNNPDSTRGKLLISNSSVIQDFFHKSVVLMVDHDDDGAFGLVLNKPTDQTMESLIKNLPETAYASKQVFSGGPVDNMFVSILHNGKQTEDPGVEIVPGIYMARSFDTMIEVLSSDQIQFRVLQGYAGWSSGQLESEFERLSWVVSDLVDESIVFSEGESEVVWREALRNKGGIYKYFVDHTKDPSLN; this is translated from the coding sequence ATGACAAATAATCCTGATTCAACTCGCGGAAAGTTACTGATTTCCAATTCTAGTGTGATTCAGGATTTTTTTCACAAATCCGTTGTCCTTATGGTGGATCATGACGACGACGGGGCCTTTGGTCTGGTTTTAAACAAACCAACTGACCAAACCATGGAATCATTAATCAAAAATCTTCCAGAAACGGCTTATGCCAGCAAACAAGTGTTCTCTGGTGGCCCAGTGGACAATATGTTCGTATCAATCCTTCATAACGGAAAACAAACAGAAGATCCTGGTGTAGAAATTGTTCCTGGCATTTATATGGCCAGAAGTTTTGACACGATGATTGAAGTTTTATCCTCAGATCAAATTCAGTTTCGTGTTTTGCAAGGATATGCAGGTTGGTCGTCGGGCCAATTGGAAAGTGAATTTGAAAGGTTATCTTGGGTTGTATCGGATTTAGTAGACGAATCGATCGTTTTTAGCGAAGGTGAGTCTGAGGTTGTTTGGCGAGAGGCCCTCCGCAACAAAGGTGGAATCTACAAATACTTTGTTGACCATACAAAAGATCCATCTCTCAATTGA
- a CDS encoding Gfo/Idh/MocA family protein has product MDKKVRLGVIGTGHMGQYHVNVAKQLSDAELIGIFDANLERANQIAEKHKTKAFATIEELLAETDALVIAAPTFLHHKIAKQALTAKKHVLVEKPISQTVEEAKELVNLAKQNNLILQVGHVERFNGAVLELGKIAEHPLLIESRRIAPYNSRITDVGVVLDMMIHDIDIVLNLVKSEVKEVKAVGSSVVSNHEDIASVVLTFANGCVASLNASRASQAKIRTLNISQKDSYVFLDFTNQEIELHRQASSTTQLGSGEIKYRQESIVEKIFVHKDNPLKQEHEHFVKCIKGESDPMVKGDSDIKTLEVAYKILEEIHGKK; this is encoded by the coding sequence ATGGATAAAAAAGTCCGACTCGGAGTCATAGGTACTGGCCATATGGGCCAATACCACGTAAACGTTGCTAAACAGCTTTCTGATGCTGAACTCATCGGAATTTTTGATGCCAACTTGGAACGTGCAAATCAAATTGCTGAAAAACACAAAACAAAAGCATTCGCAACAATTGAAGAATTGTTAGCGGAAACAGATGCTTTGGTCATTGCAGCACCAACGTTCCTACATCACAAAATCGCTAAACAAGCGTTAACTGCAAAGAAACATGTATTGGTAGAAAAACCAATTTCACAAACTGTAGAAGAAGCCAAAGAACTTGTAAACCTAGCAAAACAAAACAATTTGATTTTGCAAGTGGGACACGTGGAAAGGTTCAATGGTGCTGTTTTGGAACTTGGAAAAATTGCTGAACACCCACTCCTCATTGAATCTAGAAGGATTGCACCTTATAACAGTCGTATCACTGACGTCGGTGTGGTTTTGGATATGATGATTCACGACATTGACATTGTTTTGAACTTAGTAAAGTCTGAAGTAAAAGAAGTGAAGGCTGTTGGATCTTCTGTTGTTTCAAATCACGAAGACATTGCAAGTGTGGTTTTAACTTTTGCGAATGGATGTGTTGCATCTCTAAATGCATCGCGTGCTTCCCAAGCAAAAATAAGAACTCTAAATATTTCTCAAAAAGATTCATATGTATTTTTAGATTTTACAAACCAAGAAATTGAGTTACATAGACAAGCAAGTTCAACCACTCAACTCGGAAGTGGTGAAATCAAATACAGACAAGAATCCATCGTGGAAAAAATCTTTGTTCATAAAGATAACCCTCTCAAACAGGAACATGAACACTTTGTTAAATGTATCAAAGGAGAATCCGATCCTATGGTGAAGGGTGATTCTGATATTAAAACATTAGAAGTGGCTTACAAAATCCTGGAAGAAATTCACGGAAAAAAATAA
- the dnaJ gene encoding molecular chaperone DnaJ, with protein sequence MSDRGYYEVLGVSKGASDDEIKSAYRKLAIKYHPDKNKGDKEAEEKFKEATEAYEVLRDAQKRAAYDQFGKAGVNAGAGGGYGAGAYTDFSDIFGDFGDIFSEFFGGGGGGGSRGGGRRSGPQRGSDLRYNLEVSLEDAALGKEYKIEIPRLETCVDCSGSGASKGSSPTVCPDCSGTGQVRRTQGFFSVTTTCPRCKGKGKVISNPCKTCKGEGLTEKRRTIHIKIPAGVESGSRLKVSGEGESGPNGGPSGDLYVVTHIKKHPTFERQGNDLIVQKTISLSMACLGGEIEVPSIDGKTINLKIPEGTESGQIFRLKGHGIPYLGSYGKGDQHVIIKVEIPKKLSKKQRELMEEFARESGEKVGSGGKSKLFFR encoded by the coding sequence ATGAGCGACCGTGGTTACTACGAAGTATTAGGCGTTTCGAAAGGTGCCTCTGATGATGAGATCAAGAGCGCCTATCGTAAGTTAGCCATTAAATATCACCCTGACAAAAATAAGGGTGATAAAGAAGCGGAAGAAAAATTCAAAGAGGCAACAGAAGCCTATGAAGTGTTACGTGATGCGCAAAAACGTGCAGCTTATGACCAATTTGGTAAAGCAGGCGTAAACGCTGGAGCCGGTGGAGGATATGGTGCAGGAGCTTATACAGACTTCTCCGATATCTTTGGTGACTTCGGTGATATCTTCAGTGAGTTTTTCGGAGGCGGAGGTGGTGGCGGTAGCCGCGGTGGTGGAAGAAGGTCCGGTCCTCAAAGGGGATCGGATCTCCGTTATAATTTAGAAGTTAGTTTAGAAGACGCTGCTCTTGGAAAAGAATATAAAATTGAAATTCCAAGACTTGAAACCTGTGTGGATTGTTCAGGTTCAGGCGCATCAAAAGGATCTTCACCTACAGTTTGTCCCGATTGTTCGGGAACAGGCCAGGTGCGAAGAACCCAAGGTTTCTTTAGTGTGACAACCACTTGCCCTCGTTGTAAAGGAAAAGGAAAGGTTATTTCCAATCCTTGTAAAACTTGTAAAGGTGAGGGCCTAACAGAGAAAAGACGAACCATTCATATTAAAATTCCTGCAGGTGTTGAATCGGGTAGCCGACTCAAAGTTTCTGGCGAGGGAGAGTCTGGTCCTAACGGTGGTCCAAGTGGTGATTTGTATGTAGTCACTCATATCAAAAAACACCCAACATTCGAACGCCAAGGGAACGATTTAATTGTTCAAAAAACAATTTCATTGTCCATGGCTTGCCTAGGTGGTGAGATTGAAGTGCCTTCCATTGACGGAAAGACCATCAACTTGAAAATTCCAGAAGGAACAGAAAGTGGACAAATCTTCCGATTGAAAGGACATGGAATTCCTTACCTTGGTTCTTATGGCAAAGGGGATCAACACGTAATCATTAAAGTAGAAATTCCTAAGAAACTTTCTAAAAAACAGAGAGAACTGATGGAAGAATTTGCCCGTGAGTCCGGCGAAAAGGTCGGCAGTGGCGGAAAATCTAAGTTGTTTTTCCGCTGA
- the dnaK gene encoding molecular chaperone DnaK encodes MSKEKIIGIDLGTTNSCVAVMEGGDPVVIQNSEGARTTPSIVAFTAKGETIVGQFAKNQAITNAVNTIRSAKRFIGRRFNEAGDESKMVSYKVIRAGNDGVKFETVSGEFTPQEIAARVLQKMKKTAEDFLGHEVKKAVVTVPAYFNDEQRQATKDAGRIAGLEVERIINEPTAAALAYGFDKKKTSAKIAVYDLGGGTFDVSILELGDGVFEVKSTNGDTHLGGDDFDNVVMQWMIDEFKKQTGIDISGDKNTVQRLKEAAEKAKIELSGTSSTQINLPFITADASGPKHLDMTLTKAKFDEITRSLVERTRIPCINALKDAGLSASEIDEVILVGGSIRIPAVQALVKEIFGKEPNKSVNPDEVVAVGAAIQGGVLAGDVTDVLLLDVTPLSLGIETLGGVMTKLIERNTTIPTRKSQVFSTAADSQTTVSVHVLQGEREMASANRTLGRFDLVGIPSAPRGVPQIEVTFDIDANGIVHVSAKDLGTGKEQKIRIESSSGLSEEEIKKMVKDAEAHAEEDKKLREAADTKNELEAIVYQLEKTIGESADKLDESEKQRAQDEIKRGREAMESGDVERMKASRDSIQQVAMQIGQKIYSQAGPEAGAPGADQAGAAGQGASESSAGGEKVVDADYTVVDEDKK; translated from the coding sequence ATGTCTAAGGAAAAAATTATAGGTATCGATTTAGGAACCACTAACTCTTGTGTGGCGGTTATGGAAGGTGGAGATCCTGTTGTCATTCAAAACTCAGAAGGGGCAAGAACCACTCCTTCGATTGTTGCCTTTACCGCAAAGGGTGAAACCATTGTGGGTCAGTTCGCAAAGAACCAGGCAATTACGAATGCAGTAAACACAATCCGTTCTGCGAAACGTTTTATCGGTCGTCGTTTTAACGAAGCTGGTGACGAATCCAAGATGGTATCTTACAAAGTGATCCGTGCTGGAAATGATGGTGTGAAATTTGAAACCGTTTCTGGTGAATTCACTCCACAAGAAATTGCGGCTCGTGTTCTTCAAAAAATGAAGAAAACTGCCGAAGACTTTCTTGGCCATGAAGTAAAAAAAGCAGTAGTAACTGTTCCTGCTTACTTCAATGACGAACAAAGACAAGCAACAAAAGACGCAGGTCGCATTGCTGGTCTCGAAGTAGAACGTATCATCAACGAACCAACAGCAGCAGCTCTTGCTTATGGTTTTGATAAGAAAAAAACCAGTGCAAAGATCGCCGTATACGACTTAGGTGGTGGAACTTTTGACGTTTCTATTCTCGAACTTGGTGACGGTGTATTCGAAGTAAAATCCACAAATGGGGACACTCATCTTGGTGGTGACGACTTTGATAACGTAGTTATGCAGTGGATGATCGACGAATTCAAAAAACAAACTGGAATTGATATTTCTGGAGATAAAAACACAGTACAACGATTGAAAGAAGCTGCTGAAAAAGCAAAAATCGAGTTGTCTGGAACATCTTCCACTCAAATCAACCTTCCATTCATCACAGCTGATGCTTCTGGTCCAAAACATTTGGATATGACACTCACCAAAGCAAAGTTTGATGAAATCACAAGATCTCTTGTCGAAAGAACTCGTATTCCATGTATCAATGCATTAAAAGATGCAGGTCTTTCTGCTAGCGAAATTGATGAAGTCATCCTTGTGGGTGGATCGATTCGTATCCCTGCGGTGCAAGCTCTTGTAAAAGAAATTTTTGGTAAAGAACCAAACAAATCTGTAAACCCTGATGAAGTGGTAGCCGTTGGTGCTGCGATCCAAGGGGGAGTTCTTGCAGGTGATGTTACTGATGTATTGTTACTCGATGTAACTCCACTTTCTCTTGGGATTGAAACTCTCGGTGGTGTGATGACAAAACTCATCGAAAGAAACACTACCATCCCTACAAGAAAGTCACAAGTGTTCTCTACTGCTGCAGACAGCCAAACAACAGTTTCGGTTCATGTATTACAAGGGGAACGTGAGATGGCTAGTGCCAATAGAACCCTCGGTCGTTTTGACTTAGTGGGAATTCCATCGGCGCCAAGAGGTGTACCTCAAATCGAAGTAACATTTGATATCGACGCAAACGGTATCGTCCATGTATCTGCGAAAGATTTAGGAACAGGAAAAGAACAAAAGATTCGTATTGAATCTTCTTCGGGACTCTCTGAAGAAGAAATCAAAAAGATGGTGAAAGATGCAGAAGCTCATGCGGAAGAAGATAAAAAACTTCGCGAAGCTGCTGATACTAAAAACGAATTGGAAGCTATTGTTTACCAATTAGAAAAAACCATCGGTGAATCTGCTGACAAACTCGACGAATCAGAAAAACAAAGAGCACAGGACGAAATCAAACGCGGCCGTGAAGCTATGGAATCTGGTGATGTAGAAAGAATGAAAGCTTCAAGAGATTCTATCCAACAAGTAGCAATGCAAATTGGACAAAAGATTTATTCACAAGCAGGCCCTGAAGCAGGAGCTCCAGGTGCAGACCAAGCGGGTGCTGCAGGTCAAGGTGCAAGTGAATCTTCTGCCGGTGGCGAAAAGGTCGTTGATGCGGATTACACCGTAGTTGATGAAGATAAAAAATAA
- the grpE gene encoding nucleotide exchange factor GrpE, with protein MAEETNGSVDEQNVSVEEGQAITDEAIEQAVEGAEKELDNAKKEIETLKDSWLRERAEFQNYKRRTANDLLNARKESIKKFAEGLTGALDNLERVSNVPNQTPEVVAFVEGIKMVQKEFYSVLEKEGIKRLDPKGMAFDPMLMEAIASEESAEFTEETVVETYQAGYYHEEGENKQSIRPARVKVGKPQS; from the coding sequence ATGGCAGAAGAAACAAACGGATCCGTTGATGAACAAAATGTGTCAGTCGAAGAAGGGCAGGCCATTACGGATGAAGCCATTGAACAAGCGGTAGAGGGTGCTGAAAAAGAACTCGATAACGCTAAAAAGGAAATCGAAACTTTAAAAGATTCTTGGTTAAGAGAACGTGCGGAGTTTCAAAACTACAAACGTAGAACCGCAAACGACTTGTTAAATGCAAGAAAAGAATCTATTAAAAAATTCGCGGAAGGACTCACTGGTGCTTTGGATAATTTGGAACGAGTATCAAATGTTCCAAACCAAACTCCGGAAGTGGTGGCTTTCGTAGAAGGTATCAAGATGGTTCAAAAGGAATTTTATTCCGTATTGGAAAAAGAAGGAATCAAACGTTTGGATCCGAAAGGAATGGCGTTTGATCCAATGCTTATGGAAGCAATTGCTTCTGAGGAAAGTGCAGAGTTTACGGAAGAGACGGTTGTGGAAACTTACCAAGCTGGTTATTACCATGAAGAAGGTGAAAACAAACAATCCATTCGTCCTGCACGTGTGAAAGTGGGAAAACCACAAAGTTAA
- the hrcA gene encoding heat-inducible transcriptional repressor HrcA, translating into MDLSPRHRSILKALVEEFVSDNKPVGSKTLSEKYDIGVSPATIRSCLAELEEMGFIVARHTSGGRVPTERGYRLYVDSLVTLFELTMREKQRIQEEYLRMQFRLDQVLIATSKVLASLSQSASVVLGPEGSLDTLKHIELIHVNGGEVLMILVMRSGTVLNRNIFFDYHISQETLYQISRYLNDNVKGFDVHEIQSNLIPQMMMKKEGPEGFSQFAPSIARAMGSDSLSVDNLYIDGLKNLYENFKDEEEQLENILHLFDEKQFLKEFFSDYVPMDGVYTIIGKDGNEKLGGVTIITTNYRMGEKRIGSMGIIGPQRMNYNKALPLIEFTSKLVSEMITKLSR; encoded by the coding sequence ATGGATCTATCCCCTAGACATCGATCTATTTTGAAAGCCTTGGTTGAGGAATTTGTATCGGACAACAAACCGGTCGGATCCAAAACCCTTTCTGAAAAATACGATATCGGTGTTTCCCCAGCCACCATCCGCTCTTGTTTGGCGGAACTGGAAGAGATGGGTTTCATCGTGGCAAGGCATACATCTGGCGGTCGTGTTCCCACAGAACGTGGCTACCGGTTGTATGTGGATAGTTTGGTGACTCTTTTTGAGTTAACCATGCGGGAGAAACAAAGGATCCAGGAAGAGTATCTTCGGATGCAATTTCGATTGGACCAAGTTCTCATTGCCACATCTAAAGTTTTGGCTTCCCTTTCGCAATCAGCGAGTGTGGTTCTTGGCCCTGAAGGGTCACTGGATACACTCAAACATATAGAACTCATCCACGTAAACGGTGGAGAAGTTCTTATGATCCTTGTGATGCGGTCAGGTACTGTGCTCAATCGAAATATATTTTTCGATTATCACATCTCACAAGAGACCCTGTATCAAATTTCAAGATATTTGAATGATAACGTCAAAGGTTTTGATGTTCATGAAATTCAAAGTAATCTGATCCCTCAGATGATGATGAAAAAGGAAGGTCCAGAAGGATTTTCACAATTTGCACCATCAATTGCAAGAGCCATGGGATCGGACAGTTTGTCCGTTGATAACCTGTATATCGATGGATTAAAAAACTTATACGAAAACTTTAAGGATGAAGAGGAACAATTAGAAAACATCCTGCATCTATTTGATGAAAAACAGTTCCTCAAAGAGTTTTTTAGCGATTATGTTCCGATGGATGGTGTTTATACCATTATCGGAAAAGACGGTAATGAAAAGTTAGGTGGTGTTACCATCATCACTACTAATTACCGAATGGGAGAGAAGAGGATTGGTTCCATGGGAATCATAGGTCCTCAGAGGATGAATTACAACAAGGCATTACCTTTGATTGAATTCACTTCAAAGTTAGTTTCAGAAATGATTACGAAGTTAAGTAGATAA
- a CDS encoding sensor domain-containing diguanylate cyclase, with product MNEIYSDMFAREIVSQSIDAIVVLDTNYKILFSNLALQSLTGFSEDELNQKTFSFLFPPNEKGEQSSIESFISSKDSHYIAGFLKELELVTKPKGTIPVEIRAFTIHNENQMFYAAIIRDVRERRRLEEQKNVLISSLKRLAYMDELTMLPNRRSFSESLQKTVATVKRRNRESVLAVLDIDHFKVINDTYGHDIGDLVLKKMANIFVDCLREEDTVGRIGGEEFGCILPDTTTDGATIVLDRLRESVENHRFFIFDNYYLNITLSIGYTKVHPIQKPEEILKLADIALYQAKNHGRNRIQVYPV from the coding sequence ATGAATGAGATTTATTCAGATATGTTTGCGAGAGAAATTGTCTCTCAATCCATCGATGCAATCGTAGTTTTAGATACGAATTACAAAATACTTTTTAGTAATTTAGCATTACAATCGTTAACTGGTTTTTCCGAAGACGAGTTAAATCAAAAAACGTTTTCTTTTCTTTTTCCTCCTAATGAAAAAGGGGAACAAAGTTCTATAGAATCGTTTATTAGTTCGAAAGATTCCCACTACATCGCTGGGTTTTTAAAAGAACTGGAACTGGTCACGAAACCAAAAGGCACCATTCCTGTGGAAATTCGAGCCTTTACCATTCATAACGAAAACCAAATGTTTTATGCGGCCATCATTCGCGATGTGCGGGAACGTAGACGTCTGGAAGAACAAAAAAATGTTCTCATTAGTAGTTTGAAACGTTTGGCCTATATGGATGAACTCACCATGTTACCGAACCGCCGATCCTTCTCTGAAAGTTTACAAAAAACAGTGGCTACAGTCAAACGTCGCAACAGGGAATCAGTGCTTGCCGTTCTTGATATCGATCATTTCAAAGTCATCAACGATACCTATGGACATGACATCGGGGATTTGGTTCTCAAAAAAATGGCCAATATCTTTGTGGATTGCCTGAGAGAAGAGGATACAGTGGGAAGGATTGGCGGAGAAGAGTTTGGTTGTATCCTTCCTGACACAACCACTGACGGCGCAACGATTGTACTCGATCGCCTACGAGAATCCGTGGAGAACCACAGGTTTTTTATTTTTGATAACTATTACCTCAACATAACCCTAAGCATTGGCTACACTAAGGTTCATCCCATCCAAAAACCGGAAGAGATTTTGAAATTGGCAGATATCGCACTCTACCAAGCGAAGAATCATGGCCGAAATCGGATCCAAGTCTACCCTGTGTGA
- a CDS encoding glycoside hydrolase family 172 protein translates to MHIRNFQIPIVSIPNLFGFTNKKVMILFIGIFYLSTNLLFADGWETSIWKDKTYRNQRVSSADPTNGNDDFIKIPKKKTIAIAEIKTRGVIKHIWMTLASKDPMARKNAVIRMYWDNQTHPSVEVPLGEFFGQGWGEEYIMNSSPLVAAPKKGKSMNSYFPMPFESGAKIEIENESDEDISNFYFYVDYEEWKEPLNSNLRFHAQWNRSVTQPNTTNGKENEWGLLGETEKTVFKKENYFSVLETEGKGQFVGLNLYLDSPTPLWYGEGDDLIFIDGNQTEANLKGTGTEDVFNTAWSPKEIFMHPYFGYPRVSDSVGWLGRTHLYRFWVESPIRFEKNFLFLLEHGHANSLTLDLISVAYWYQSLNSKPMKVLPKKEFRTNKPEINFRHIHKWRDSFRSEKGYGEIWGYE, encoded by the coding sequence ATGCACATTCGTAATTTTCAAATTCCAATTGTTTCGATTCCAAACTTGTTTGGTTTCACAAATAAAAAAGTAATGATTCTTTTTATCGGAATTTTTTACCTTTCCACCAATCTTTTATTTGCTGATGGATGGGAGACTTCTATTTGGAAAGATAAAACCTATCGCAACCAAAGAGTGTCAAGTGCAGATCCAACCAACGGAAACGATGACTTCATCAAAATTCCAAAGAAAAAAACAATCGCGATTGCAGAGATCAAAACAAGGGGAGTCATCAAACACATTTGGATGACCCTTGCCAGTAAAGATCCCATGGCCAGAAAAAATGCGGTGATTCGGATGTATTGGGACAACCAAACCCATCCATCCGTTGAGGTTCCGTTAGGCGAATTTTTTGGTCAAGGTTGGGGAGAAGAATACATAATGAATTCATCACCTCTTGTGGCCGCTCCCAAAAAAGGAAAGTCAATGAACTCTTACTTTCCTATGCCATTTGAATCTGGGGCCAAGATAGAAATTGAAAATGAATCGGACGAAGACATCAGCAATTTTTATTTTTATGTTGATTATGAAGAATGGAAAGAACCTTTAAATTCCAATTTACGTTTCCATGCGCAGTGGAATCGTTCGGTGACACAACCTAACACAACGAATGGGAAAGAAAATGAGTGGGGTCTTCTCGGAGAAACAGAAAAAACAGTTTTTAAAAAGGAAAATTACTTTTCTGTTCTCGAAACGGAAGGCAAAGGCCAGTTTGTTGGTCTCAATTTGTATCTCGATTCCCCTACACCACTTTGGTATGGAGAAGGGGATGATTTGATTTTTATCGATGGAAATCAAACGGAGGCCAATTTAAAGGGAACTGGAACCGAAGATGTTTTTAACACAGCTTGGTCACCAAAAGAAATCTTTATGCATCCATACTTCGGATATCCACGAGTTTCTGATTCTGTGGGTTGGTTAGGCAGAACTCATTTATATCGATTTTGGGTGGAATCCCCTATTCGCTTTGAAAAAAATTTCCTATTCTTATTAGAACATGGGCATGCAAATTCCTTGACCTTAGATTTAATCTCTGTTGCTTATTGGTATCAGAGTCTGAATTCAAAACCAATGAAGGTTTTGCCGAAAAAAGAATTCCGAACCAATAAACCGGAAATTAATTTTCGTCACATCCATAAGTGGCGGGATTCATTCCGAAGCGAAAAAGGTTATGGGGAAATTTGGGGTTATGAATGA